The region ACAAAAGGTGCACACAAGTTTAACACCATCAGTTCAGGCGGCAAATACAAATTGCGGACATACAACTGCCCTTCAACCAAGACGTACCTGCATATCAATGCACCTGAATGTTTCTGCCACGCGTCATACAGCACATCAATTACTTCATTCAAGGCAGGAATCAGATTACTTCGATTGTTCAATGCTCAAACTTTTATCATTAGACACTACTGTTTAACACCAATTCTCAACAACGTGGTCGTCATGTTCTTTATTAGGCTCTGATTTCGCTGTGTTCCCACTGTTTCCCACTCATGACAGCTCCGTAGACGTGAGAGTTCATCTCCTGCGTTTGATGCTTGGAGGTACCTAAGAGATCTCTTTAGATATTAAAACGATGAGTGCCCCCCGTATTCCTGCTGGGCAAAgctcaaaggcaaagacaaaaatTTccagaaaaacaaaaaacgaCGCAAGTTATCTCTCAATCCTCTCTTCTACGTGTCACACTTATAACACACTTAGACAGGCGAAGAATACATTCCCCCTTGTTCCGCTATCCTCGTACCAACAGAATGTCGGCCACTCCTTTTTCCGTCCGCGGAGTATCAATGAAGGATTTCTGCCAACAGTTTACGAGGAAGACAACACTTAGAAGCAACAGGACGTCGAAAGCTAGCGAAAGTTCCGAGGCGAATTTTCAGCTTTACTATCTGAGGATAGACATCCCAGACCAACTCTTTCCCGAATACATAATGGTACTTGAGGACCTAAGGACAAACACTTGCCAATACTACTCTTTGGAACGTAATTCCGGGGGTGATATCATCAGTCCATTGAAATGGAAGGTGACCACGACACCGCTGAGAGCTCCGGGCACTCACACCGCGCTATGCAAGTTGAGCACGTGGAATTGGCAACAGGCAGAGAAGGCGATGGTTGACACCATCAATGAGCTGAATACCAAGCCTGAGCCTGCAGTACAGGCTCTGTTTCCATACGTGATTGCCTATAATCTCGACTGGTGGTTGACAACTTACTTCCTGGGCAACATGCACCGCTGTGGGTTTATGGATGACCAGTCCCTACATCATGTCTCCGAGGTCTTACAGTCCTCCTGGAAACATGAGGGGGAATATGCATGGCCTCGGTTTGATCAGGCTTGGGAGTTAACCAAGGAGGGACTCACGGCCCTTGATGGAAAGATTGACGCCTGGCGAGAGCAGTGGGAAGGGCATGACTGCGGCCTTGGCATTGCAGTACCGACTCAAATGTCATGTGGATTATCAGAATGGGAACAGCACATCATTCGTCAGGCTCGTAGGGGTTAACCGGTTGTCTTTTCTCGGAATTGTATTGGAGCATTGAATATCAATTTTGTATGCGAAGGAGTGCTGTTAAGAAGAAATCATTGTAGAGGAAACTTTGTGATTTTAAATTTTATTTCTGACATGTGATTTGCACCTGGCAGCATCGAAACACCTATAATTTCTTCCAGGAGGGAGCCGAAACAAGTCCCTTGCAGCTGGGGGGATTATGTTGTGAGATGTCGGCGTGGTCTGGGAAAAATACCAGCACATGGCCAGATATGAGAACTGACGATCTAATACTATCCCTTCGGTTTGTGACCGCCTACTTCAGTCTGAGTTGCGTATTTTACCCTGAGATAAGTCGTTCTGAATGCCGAAGCTTTTACTCAATCAACGACATTGTGACACATGAATAAAGGTCACAGCATCTGCTGTCCACCCTGTTGCAGCCATGACCTTGCTGGCTAGAGCTACTGACCGCCTATGGAGGTCAATGCTTCAAAATTTGATCCGAAATATGTCAATACGTCCATGCATGAGAAAGGACAGGTGCATGGGCAACTCGGCGCCCTTACCTCGTGCTAGCAGGTTTTCGACATTGTCCTCGGAACTAACAGGCTGTCTGATACTATTGTAATAAAAGGGTTACCTAAAATAGTACAAACAATGGTTTTACTGTAAGTACGGTCACTAAAGTATTGctatgtttttttttgtttttttgcGTCGATAGCTAACTCGACCAACCAACGCGAAAAAGACTAACCGAATTATGCTACTGTAAAATTTAGGAGAGCGAATGTGTCTGACAATTGTCGGTCACTTCATGCCTTATTGTCAGTCCTGGAGTCCTAGACTTGGTCTGGGTGTTAAAGACACTGAGCAAATACCCAGGTAAGACACAAAACTCTTGATAATCTCTCATTATGAGTAGGTAGTAAGGTGGTATTGTTGTCTCGAGAATGGGCCAAGTTTAATCTTATCTACTTCTGACGTCGGTTAGGATAAAAGGATAATAGGATTAAGCAAGTATCCCGAAGCAATATAAATGAATAGTTGCTTCCCTTCTCTGGTaatccatcatcaaacagCTTAGCTCAACTGTTCACTTTGCCCTAACAGCTCAATCCCCACCTCCAGACACCGATCTTACATATATACATTCTACGACGCACCTAATATATTACAAAAATGCTACCCACAACCCtacttcttggccttgttaCCGCTACCGCAGTGCAAGCAGGCGTGATAAGGGTAGACAACGAAGTGCAGGGGGAGCTTGTCAGTAGAGCCCCAGAGCTGGTCAAGAGATGGGACGATTGCAAAGGCGCCGGGAGGTGCTGCCGGTGTAAATGGATGAACCGCTATCATAATTCACAAACCAAGTGCGTGGCTAGGCTCATTGGGGCAGAGCGCACGGGCGATAATGGCGGcggtctcttcttctgtggCCTGAAGAAAAGCCAAGACACTATCAAAAGGTTGTGTGGAAACGAGAACAGGAGTTGTACCATTTTTCGCGACTTCTGGGGCTACGATTGCTGGGACTGCTAAAGTAGGGGGAAGTTTGGGGACAAGTCTCTGAGTGACGGGCACGCCGATTTGAATGGAGATGCGTTGAGCTTAAGCTGGGGGAATTGTCTCAAAGGCTGCAATGTTATATGCTCACGGTGGATAGCCTTATGTGGCGATGAGCTTAACTATTTTGATGTGATGTTCGCTTCTCGGATAATAGAGGTTAAACAATTGCTTGATGGGTAGGAGGACCAATGTAGCCAGCTATTTGTGTATGGCAGCCAACGTGCATTCGTCAATCCGCAAGTTGGACTATAGAGTTTAGGGTTAGTCACTGTCATTTCATACCAGCCTGCGGCTCAAGGTGGATATATCATATGGGTATGTTCAGTTGTATGTGATGCATGACCATCTCTGCGGATATGAAGAGACCGTGAGAAGAATTCACAAGACTGGTTGCAGAGGAAAGAGgtcaagcaaacaaaaacattCAATCCACGTATATCTGTCTAATTTGCCGCCCCATGTTTGAGTCCTCAGCTCACATTATACCTGTACTTTAGTAGCGGTTGTTGCTGGTAGCGTTCGATATACTCATCTCCTACCAGACGGGACTCTGCAACAAGTCGAGATTTACAAAATTCTCTAGCACCAAagcatgatgatgttgacaaCCAAGTCCAGCTGCACACTCTCACACACTGTCTGAGATATTAGCCTCATCACCGTTGCACGACAAGACCAATCTTCTCTGTATGTCTTTCATTTCTGTATCGTATGTCACTGTGGCGCGTGGCGCCCTGGCACATCCCCACGATAGTTATTTATCATGTCTCATCTGGTGGCATTGCAACTTCCTGAAGCAGCCTGTATGTTACACGACTGGGGACATTTGGTGATACCACGCATTTTACCCTTGGATTGGTTTTGCTTGCCCCTGAAACTCGAACTGTTGATGATATGGCGTGATTTCTTCAATTTGCCAAATTGCTAACCAATCATGTGTAACAACGTGCGTCGGCTAGAACAAGACGGTCCAAGAACGTGGACCTCACATGGAATGCTCGATGTTGTCTCAGAGCGCCGTCTGGTAGAAACATATGCTCACACACATAAACGCTGTATATGTAGTTGTGTCTGATATTTGGCGGTTGGGAGAGTGAGGATTGGGCCACAGCTTCCAGGTTGCTATTTTGCCTCTAGTTATTGAATAGAAATTCGTTCTAAGTGTAATATCTGATGGACTGGATGTGTGTGACTGAGGATTCATGAGCCGTTGAGGACATACACTACTGGATCAAGCGGCACATGAAGCAACAGCCAGAGCAAGACACATGGATGCGCTAAGAGCACACGTCGAGTCATGCCTACAAGGAGAGTCCAGGCCGAGTAGAGTCACAGAGGTGCTTGGAGATGAAGTACACAGTTGGTCTCTTGAGCACTCGTCTGAGGAATATCGGTGTCGTAAGTCATGCCTGGGTAGCGGACTAGCTGCAGGTCATAGCTTGGTACGGACTTGACTGCATTACCCCAAAGTGAACAATACATGTCAGTCAAATATCTCAAGTCCGTGCATTTTACTGCATAACATGAATAGCACTGCCACGAAGGGAGATGACAGTTTTCAGGGCTCGTCTGGTCCGTGATAAATTATGCCCCGGGTAGGTATATATAGTTGCCTGTGGCCTAGTCTACTATCTCGGGCTCCAATCATTTCGGGCTTTTTCAAACGATATTCAGAGCCTAATACTCCACTTGGAGTCAGAATGCAACTCTCAACTGTTTATGCTACTATAGTACTCCTTTCTGGCCTTACGTCAGCTGGTACTGTGCCGAGAGCGTTGAAAGGCATGCACGGGGTATGTTGAGACGCATTCAGTCTATCACTGCTTTCTTCTCTAATGTTAGCTTCCTCGACCTTATTCAGCGCTGCgtgccaacttcttctggtgGGGCATGCTATATTCCAGATACAGAGAAGAAGTACAAGCAGGGGATAGAGTATATGTGTGCGTACGATAATCCAGTAAGTATATGGGTTGTGCTATGGGGGTTTAGTATTAATAGGACTATAGTGTAAGAAAGCTGGCAAGTGTGCAATGTATGGTACATGGGTTCGATGTAGCTAGGTTTTCAAAGACGGGCGGACTTGAAATAATTTCACCAATACTGATTGTGGCTTCATGACATTTGTGTGTTGTAAGTGCAGTTCATCTTCGCATCGTCTCGTGTGACATCCGGCCTGTGTGTACTGGTGGCTGGGGGAAACAGGGATATTCTCGACATGGATGGGCAACAAGAGTTGGGCGGCGGAAAATGGTtctcttttgtctcttttctcaACAACCATACGCTGCTGCCACTAAGAAGGCCGGGCGTGAGATTACACAACGATATCAAGCTGAGGGTTTTAGTTGCAGACTCAAGCATGTACAAACCGAGTCATTGAGATACACTTCACTTACAGCACCAGAATCGAGGAATGGTCAACTCAATCGTATACCCAGTTACACTTGACATGTAAAGATGCGGTCAAGTTGACTACCGGCGCATTAACCCAAGTTGGAACACCATCGCCGCGTCAAGTCACATCACCGCACaagccaagggcaagctgACTGACGCGCCACGTGACAGAGAGACTTCTTGTTTTGAATCGGTAAAGTGGCATCTTGGATCgaccaaacgccaaactctCAACGCAGCCATCGCAAAATGAGCCCTCAAAGTGCATCGGCCAACACCCACCTGGGCACTTGTCTTGTGGTGGGAGGATGCGGATTCCTGGGATTCCATCTTGTGGAGAAATTGCTTCGATGTGGAGACTACGATGGCGTCTTTGTTTATGATCGCAATGTATGCGTCAATCTTCACGACGGCGCGACATATGTTCGTGGCGATATCACTGATACAGACGCCTTAAGATCATTGCTAGATCGGATTCAACCCTCGGTTATCTTTCATGCAGCTTCACCCGTCGCTTCCCTCCCTGGTAGCCGACTTGGCGAGTTCATGAGGACCAATGTCCAAGgaaccaacatcatcattgaCCTGGCGACGAAGAGCCCTTCAGTGAAAGCTCTCGTGTACACTTCTACAATAGACGCTTATGCCAATCCGCCGCATGAAAACGTGTCTGAGGACCATCCATTATGGCCCCCCTCCGATAAGTCAAATGAGTATAATCGGACCAAAGCCATTGGCGATCACCTTGTCCGCGCCGCCAATTGTGCCCAGCTTCGCACGGCTACGTTACGTCTAGGCCATGCCTACGGGGAGAGACAATCGCAAGGGCTGGTAGAGATTCTTGATGCATGCGAGGGGACCAAGCCGCTCATACAGGTTGGTAGCGGGAAGAATGTGATGGAAGTCATGTCGGCTGAAAACTCTGCATTGGGACATGTCCTGGTTGCAAAGGCACTCTTGAATGATCCTCAACCTACGAATGAAGACATGAGAGTGGCTGGCGAGGCATTCAACATTTCTGACGGCGCGCCTGTTCCGTTTTGGCATCATGTACGAGTGATCTGGGGAGTGTCGAGGGGAAGTGACGCTTTGAAGAATGTGACTATTCTTCCTGCTTGGGTTATGAGTGCGGTTGTTTTCATTATGGAGTGGGTACTTTGGCTGTTCACTCTTGATACTGTGAAGCCGCCCATGGCGTTGCGAAGAACGTCACTGGAATACTGTATATACTCACATACATACAGCATCGAGAAGGCTAGGAAGCGATTGGGGTTTCGTCCCGTGGTGAACCACGATGCGGTGCTAGCCCGAGCTGCACAGCATATGCTCGAGCAGCGAAGACTGACAAAGAAAGCCGAGTAGATCCTGGACTGAAGAGTGTGAAGGAACTGGTGCTTTAAGCTTAAATCATGCAACATTCATTCCCTGGGGCATATACTGTTCGCAGCGTCTAAGAACATGTGATGTGTTAATTCAAGTCGCCAATCACAGTTGCGATTCAAACGACAGCTTCTTGCCTTCCAGCTTGGCCACCTCTCGAACCGACTCCTTAGTCTCCATCCGTCTCACCAACTCGCCATAGTTGGGATAATCCTCACGCATAGAGAAGCCATTTCCCAAACCCCAGTACCAAAAGATGACCAAGTTAAAGTCAACAACGGTATCTTGCTCACCAACCGCAAAAGTCTTGCCTTGCAAGAGTCCATCGATTCTCTTGTAGCAGTCTGCAACGAATTGCTTTCCCTGCTGTTTGATAGTGGGAAATTGAGCCTCATCGTCTGAGAATCGTCCTGGGCGAAAGACCCTGCCGTAGCCCATTCCGTGAAGAGAACCTGAAAGAAAGGCCATCCATTCGGCGGCTTTGGCACGCTCCAGGTCGTTTTGTCCTAGTAGCTTTCGGTCTGGAGCTAGCGATGAGATGTATGTGAGAATGGCTGGCATTtctgtgatgatggtgtcatTGACTCGCAAGGCTGGGACATAGCCAAAGTGATGAATTTTGCGGTATTCTTCGCTTGTGACGCTACCGTCGGCTGCCTCTAATCCATTTGCGCCCCATTTCATTACAACATCTTGAAAAGAGATTGCTAGTTCTTTAAGAACTGCGTGGGGGACGAAGGAGCATGCTCCATTGGCCCTGTAAAGGGTGATGCTGGGGACGCTCATTTCGGACGGATATGAGCTGGGTGAACTCGATGGAGATGGTCGATACCGAAGCTGCGCTAATCGAAGGGTATTGGGTTGCTTGGGGATTATTCATGGAGAAACCCGTTCTCATATAGAGCTACTGCCTGTCTCATGGGTTGTGTCACATTTCTTTGAGAGAATTCGGCCAACAGTTTGATGACAAATGCTAATCATTTGTAATTGACCGATGATCCTGCAAGGGTGCCGAATAAGACTCGACGAGCATATGCAAAGGGCGTACAGTTGCGATATAAGAGGGGCTGCCAGCTGAAGATGGCTAAGACAGCATATTGA is a window of Pochonia chlamydosporia 170 chromosome 5, whole genome shotgun sequence DNA encoding:
- a CDS encoding C-3 sterol dehydrogenase/C-4 decarboxylase (similar to Metarhizium acridum CQMa 102 XP_007813152.1) yields the protein MSPQSASANTHLGTCLVVGGCGFLGFHLVEKLLRCGDYDGVFVYDRNVCVNLHDGATYVRGDITDTDALRSLLDRIQPSVIFHAASPVASLPGSRLGEFMRTNVQGTNIIIDLATKSPSVKALVYTSTIDAYANPPHENVSEDHPLWPPSDKSNEYNRTKAIGDHLVRAANCAQLRTATLRLGHAYGERQSQGLVEILDACEGTKPLIQVGSGKNVMEVMSAENSALGHVLVAKALLNDPQPTNEDMRVAGEAFNISDGAPVPFWHHVRVIWGVSRGSDALKNVTILPAWVMSAVVFIMEWVLWLFTLDTVKPPMALRRTSLEYCIYSHTYSIEKARKRLGFRPVVNHDAVLARAAQHMLEQRRLTKKAE
- a CDS encoding glutathione s-transferase (similar to Colletotrichum gloeosporioides Nara gc5 XP_007282044.1), whose amino-acid sequence is MSVPSITLYRANGACSFVPHAVLKELAISFQDVVMKWGANGLEAADGSVTSEEYRKIHHFGYVPALRVNDTIITEMPAILTYISSLAPDRKLLGQNDLERAKAAEWMAFLSGSLHGMGYGRVFRPGRFSDDEAQFPTIKQQGKQFVADCYKRIDGLLQGKTFAVGEQDTVVDFNLVIFWYWGLGNGFSMREDYPNYGELVRRMETKESVREVAKLEGKKLSFESQL